The sequence TTCTTTTTGACATTTGGATATCTGCGTTTCCTATTTCAATCTTCTGGTTGTTTTTTAGGGAAAACACTATGGCGGAGACTCCAAATAGCCCAACAAAAACATGGAAATATGGCTCCTTAAGGGGAAGCCTATCAACAACAAGTCCAAAGATGCCAGAAATAAGGAAAATTAGCAAGGCGTATATTCTTTTTACGCCTTTTTCTGTGATTATGAGAAGGAAAGCGAGCACAAACACGGCAACCTTTCCAAAGGCGCTGGTGTAATGCTCCGCCAACACAACATAGGGGAAAGCTAAAGGAATAGCAAACACTACTGCCAAGAGACTTGCTTTTAGAGATATGTTGATGACTTCAAGCCCTTGTCCGTGAAGGGCAAGTTTGTGGGCTGGAAGGATACTTACTGCCGTTTCTTCCTCTGGGATCCCGAAAAACGTTGAAGGGAATGCATCCAAGAATGTATGTGTCAAACCCATTGAATAGAGAAGCATCACATATGAGAACCCTCCCGGCGAGGTTAAGAGGGTTTCAACAATAGACGCTAGGGTGTTAACGTGTAAGGCAGGCGTAATGCCTGTTACAGTCCCAAACAAAATGCCTAACAAGACCCATTTAAGCATATATCATCCCTTGAAGGTATTTCAAAGGCAGGTTTTTCTCGATAAGTGGTATAAAAGCCAAAGGCTGTAATTGTTTGGTTTGTCTCTAAGGAGATTCCTAGGGATTTGGGGAGTTTGAGTAAAATCCAACAGTTTTTATCTGTAACATTGGCAAGTCCGAAGCCGTTTTTGTACTGTTTTACCCATTCCACTTTCCCCTGTATTTTAAGGGGGACATTAGGTAGAGGGGAGCAGATTGAATTTGGGAGTTTCTCTCTGGGAATTTTTACCGTGCATTTAATGCAATAAAGGGAGTTTTTCCTTCTTATGCCATGGAACTCTATGATGTCTCCAAAGTTAGCTGAGAACCCGTACAATTTCAACTCCGTGCAGTTTAAGCTTAAAGAAACGCCCGTTTTCGTAACTTGGCATACTCCATGTGCTATCTCACCAATTCTTTCCTTTCCAATGGGTACGGTTTTTGCTTTTCCAATGACTTTCACGTCTTCGGGAGAGTTCACATAGATTGTCAGCGTTGAGTAAAGCCTTGCAGTTCCCAGTACTTCGACCTTATCGCCAAGTGCCAGCTTGGTTTTGTAGGGTAGATATACGTTGAATTCTTTGCTGCCGTTCCATATTGTTGCTGGAGTCGTATTTCGAATAACAACTCCTTTGATTTTAAAGGGCATCTTATCCATTGGAGTTTTCAAGAATCCCTTGGGAATGTAATCAACAACATGGAATTCACTTCCGTAGAAAAGGCCATAGACATCAACCATTTCACCCTTGTTAGCGTTTAGGCATTTGCTAAGTTTGATTTTCTGGGGGGTTAAAAGATAGCATGAATAATCGATCCAGAAAGCTCCTTGAAGCGACTCTAGGATTAGGGTGCTGTGAGACGTTTCATTTATCTCAAAGACTTCTACAGAATGTTTTGATTCGTCGAGGAGTTTGCCCATGACTTCATAAGTTTTATCCATATCCAACGTCTCATATACAACAATTGTATCCTCTCCATTGTATAAAACGCTGAAGCCCTCTTGTGAATAAACACAGAGTCCTGTAAAATTTACCAAGTCCCCTTCATCTGCTATTTCTAATGATACTGGGCTAGTGCTCTCTGTCCCTATTAAGTAGAGTAGCAAAATAGAGAAAAGAGAGGTCACCATTAAAACTATTCCAAGTTTCATTAATTTAATCATGATTAGTAGTAATAAAGGTGGGGGTTAAAAAGTTTTTGGGTGTAAGGTTTGTTATATG comes from Thermococcus aggregans and encodes:
- a CDS encoding tripartite tricarboxylate transporter permease, translated to MLKWVLLGILFGTVTGITPALHVNTLASIVETLLTSPGGFSYVMLLYSMGLTHTFLDAFPSTFFGIPEEETAVSILPAHKLALHGQGLEVINISLKASLLAVVFAIPLAFPYVVLAEHYTSAFGKVAVFVLAFLLIITEKGVKRIYALLIFLISGIFGLVVDRLPLKEPYFHVFVGLFGVSAIVFSLKNNQKIEIGNADIQMSKRRFLKFSFIGTCFGMLASLLPTFTSSQAALLGSFFSKDERTFLTIAFSVNTSNFVFSLVNFYATGKTRNGILVLIKDLYYPLSSKELIILLLVTIITSSIINLYGLSLSTIIGKAISKIDYTKLNLGILLFIATASLYFDGILGLGVLLTAATIGISTSILKVKRTTCMGVLMLKIMITNNS